Proteins encoded in a region of the Pelagicoccus sp. SDUM812003 genome:
- the secG gene encoding preprotein translocase subunit SecG — protein sequence MDSLNAFLTIVLVLVSLLLILVVLMQRGNANGGLGSAMGGGMAESALGAETSSVLTRWTRNISIIFFVMVFGLYLGRLYVHEHQAETGGTLPQIEATEQNNAVNALQELISASEQAAEEAEATSQDAAAAAEDAAAGAQDEAPETPAAE from the coding sequence ATGGACTCTCTCAACGCCTTTCTGACCATTGTTTTGGTCCTAGTCTCTCTCCTCTTGATCCTCGTGGTCCTCATGCAGCGCGGCAACGCAAACGGCGGACTCGGCTCCGCGATGGGTGGCGGCATGGCGGAATCCGCGTTGGGAGCGGAAACGTCTTCCGTGCTGACGCGTTGGACGAGAAACATTTCCATCATCTTCTTCGTCATGGTCTTTGGCCTCTATCTCGGCCGGCTTTACGTGCACGAGCACCAGGCGGAAACCGGTGGGACGCTGCCGCAGATCGAAGCCACCGAGCAGAACAACGCGGTGAACGCTCTGCAGGAGCTGATTTCCGCCTCCGAGCAAGCCGCCGAGGAAGCCGAAGCCACCTCTCAGGACGCTGCAGCTGCAGCGGAGGATGCGGCGGCTGGAGCTCAGGACGAGGCTCCTGAAACGCCTGCGGCTGAATAG
- the ugpC gene encoding sn-glycerol-3-phosphate ABC transporter ATP-binding protein UgpC, whose protein sequence is MATVEIRSLTKIYPDRKNKDVTAVNGIDLSIQDREFMVLVGPSGCGKSTTLRMIAGLEDITSGEISIDGNLINDVPPKDRDIAMVFQNYALYPHMSVFENMAFGLKLRKFSKQQIKRRVDEAARILGIEDLLHRKPKELSGGQRQRVAVGRAIVRKPKVFLFDEPLSNLDAKMRVSTRAEISKLHDRLDSTMIYVTHDQVEAMTMGDRICVMNHGDIMQVDDPLTLYNQPANLFVAGFIGSPPMNLLRGRLESVDAHLFFHAEQSDIALKLDARLAEQGRSHLDEQVVLGIRPENMREVASQASDLAGLTAKLQLEVVEPMGNETFLYLRNGQQNLIGRVGSDAKFSAGQTLELAFEISKAHLFDASSGRNLAAT, encoded by the coding sequence ATGGCCACTGTCGAAATCCGCTCCCTCACCAAGATCTATCCTGATCGCAAGAACAAGGACGTCACTGCGGTCAACGGTATCGACCTAAGCATACAGGATCGCGAATTCATGGTGCTGGTCGGACCATCCGGATGCGGCAAATCCACCACCCTTCGCATGATCGCGGGACTGGAGGACATCACAAGCGGCGAGATTTCCATCGACGGAAACCTCATCAACGATGTGCCCCCGAAGGATCGCGATATTGCCATGGTGTTTCAGAACTACGCCTTGTATCCACACATGAGCGTTTTCGAGAACATGGCGTTCGGTTTGAAGCTGCGAAAGTTCAGCAAGCAACAGATCAAGCGACGCGTCGACGAAGCGGCTCGCATTCTCGGTATCGAAGATCTCTTACACCGAAAGCCCAAAGAGCTTTCAGGCGGTCAGCGGCAACGGGTCGCGGTCGGGCGGGCCATCGTACGCAAGCCCAAGGTTTTCCTCTTCGACGAGCCGCTTTCCAACCTCGACGCCAAGATGCGAGTCAGCACGCGAGCCGAGATTTCCAAGCTGCACGATCGCCTGGACTCGACCATGATCTACGTCACCCACGACCAGGTGGAAGCCATGACCATGGGAGACCGCATCTGCGTCATGAACCATGGAGACATCATGCAGGTCGACGACCCCCTCACGCTCTACAACCAGCCTGCCAACCTCTTCGTGGCAGGCTTCATCGGGAGCCCGCCCATGAACCTGCTAAGGGGCCGTCTCGAAAGCGTAGACGCCCACCTCTTTTTTCACGCCGAGCAATCGGACATCGCGCTCAAGCTCGACGCTCGACTCGCCGAGCAAGGGCGAAGCCACCTGGACGAGCAAGTCGTGCTGGGCATCCGTCCGGAAAACATGAGAGAGGTTGCGTCCCAAGCGAGCGACCTGGCAGGTTTGACCGCTAAGCTCCAGCTTGAGGTGGTGGAACCGATGGGAAACGAAACCTTTCTGTATTTGCGCAACGGGCAGCAAAACCTGATCGGTCGCGTCGGCAGCGACGCAAAGTTCTCCGCCGGCCAGACGCTCGAACTGGCGTTCGAGATAAGCAAAGCCCACCTCTTCGACGCGAGCTCAGGGCGAAACCTCGCCGCAACCTAG
- a CDS encoding MFS transporter — MNVQTASLFSYRLILAQALNAFGDHGAKIVASSLVAASFPERQAALWVGVISFLYLAPYVLCAPLAGRLARRHSKARIVKASFLFQAAAMGGLAIGAYFSWFGLMMFSVSMVAIQSCFLAPARNALLRDLCGPRKIGQMMGLIGLAGVGATLAGLAIGGWSFDLLWSKFGTPWRAASVAAAVAALVSLLAFVVSSRIRSSSETKLEQCKPFRETLRELAVTPGLRWPSLGLAWFYGVGAMLVMILLQDGRWEHGQGQGAASQGGFMAALLGAGVALGSGLAACLCRKRVELGLSFLGAIGLMLGAPLTAMFWHSDLLSIVGVAILGLAGGLFATPLNAAFVSRSPSETRSASIAANNLVINLVSGGFVGLASILGYLAWSPVAQLWVVAATTVLVVVVMIKLIPEGLLRVALVALARVLYPTRVKGLENLPESGGALIVANHVSFADAVLIYAAVDRPVRFVGTDELLKKPLMRWVYRRFNVIAVSPSKAKDAIAKTVRALKEDKSVVCIFPEGALTRTGMLMPFKKGTELIARMAQAPVIPAYIDGMWGSVFSFAGEPFRYRLGMPMRRSVRIGFGAALLGEDASSDGMRDAVMQLGYECFCARPELRSNLGYQALKALRSNPLKTCLVDYGLQGRKLKRIELLAAALVVSRELKSARGESRVGVLLPPGVAGCAANLGLAWAGRSSVNLNPTAGSEALRTMIADAGLKRIVTSRRALAKVPGLDLSSVSLLYVEDLLSKASLFKRGLLAALAMALPARCLASVFSIATDGGDREASLLFSSGSSAAPKGIPLTHCNLISNTMQLSECTLMRPEDRILANLPLFHSFGLTGGLWLPLLRGMTMVSTPSPLMAKEAVKAIREGSVSVVLGTPTFLRNYLKRGETMDFSSVRLTVAGAEKLPERLGSQWRKVVGSPILEGYGLTECSPVVSANCLRSEACAGRYVLEQRGDLAGTVGRPLPGVWLRLVSEGDRARKCQRGEAGLIQLKGPNVFRGYLDPSQNEERFTEDGWFDTGDIGCIDENGYLSIEDRVSRFSKIGGEMISLARVEEALERAFPDDGSSGEIRFLVASRSCPQKGEELVLISPLRIDLGEARTRLRALGIPNLWIPQKSVAVERIPLLGTGKLDLKACQQLALAA, encoded by the coding sequence ATGAACGTACAGACTGCTTCCCTGTTTTCCTACCGATTGATTCTAGCTCAGGCCTTGAACGCCTTTGGCGATCATGGGGCGAAGATCGTGGCGTCCTCGCTCGTGGCGGCGTCCTTTCCCGAGCGGCAAGCTGCCCTTTGGGTAGGGGTGATCTCCTTTCTCTACCTCGCTCCCTACGTGCTCTGCGCCCCGCTGGCGGGACGTTTGGCTCGCCGTCATTCGAAAGCTCGCATCGTGAAAGCCAGCTTTCTGTTCCAGGCTGCGGCCATGGGCGGGCTGGCGATCGGGGCATACTTCTCATGGTTCGGGCTTATGATGTTTTCCGTGTCCATGGTTGCGATACAGTCCTGCTTTCTGGCTCCAGCTCGCAACGCCTTGCTCCGGGATCTGTGCGGTCCTCGAAAGATCGGTCAGATGATGGGATTGATCGGATTGGCGGGGGTAGGGGCCACCTTGGCCGGTTTGGCGATCGGCGGGTGGTCCTTCGATTTGCTTTGGTCGAAATTCGGCACGCCATGGCGAGCGGCGTCGGTCGCCGCGGCGGTAGCGGCCTTGGTTTCGCTTTTGGCTTTTGTAGTTTCGTCTAGAATACGTAGCTCCAGCGAAACCAAGCTCGAGCAATGCAAACCGTTTCGGGAAACCCTGCGGGAGCTGGCGGTCACGCCCGGCCTGCGCTGGCCGTCGCTGGGACTGGCTTGGTTCTATGGCGTGGGAGCGATGCTGGTGATGATCCTCCTGCAGGATGGCCGTTGGGAGCATGGGCAGGGTCAGGGAGCCGCGAGCCAAGGCGGATTCATGGCGGCGTTGTTGGGAGCGGGCGTCGCCCTTGGAAGCGGCTTGGCGGCCTGCCTTTGTCGCAAGCGTGTGGAGCTGGGCCTTTCGTTTCTTGGGGCGATCGGCTTGATGCTCGGCGCTCCGCTGACAGCTATGTTTTGGCATAGCGACCTGCTTTCGATCGTGGGCGTGGCGATCCTTGGATTGGCGGGCGGCCTTTTCGCCACTCCGCTGAACGCGGCATTCGTTTCGCGTTCGCCAAGCGAAACCCGCTCCGCGAGCATCGCGGCCAACAACCTCGTGATCAACCTTGTCTCTGGTGGCTTCGTGGGGCTCGCTTCGATCCTTGGATACCTCGCGTGGAGCCCGGTCGCTCAGCTTTGGGTAGTCGCTGCTACGACAGTTCTGGTGGTTGTCGTAATGATTAAACTGATACCGGAAGGCTTGCTTCGGGTCGCCTTGGTTGCTCTTGCCCGAGTTCTGTATCCAACCCGAGTCAAAGGGCTTGAGAACCTGCCGGAATCAGGTGGGGCGTTGATCGTGGCGAATCACGTCTCCTTCGCCGACGCGGTGCTGATCTATGCCGCGGTCGATCGCCCTGTTCGCTTCGTAGGAACGGACGAGCTGTTGAAGAAGCCATTGATGCGTTGGGTGTATCGACGATTCAACGTCATTGCGGTATCGCCAAGCAAGGCCAAGGACGCGATTGCGAAAACGGTGCGTGCCCTGAAGGAGGACAAGTCGGTGGTCTGCATTTTCCCGGAAGGCGCCCTGACGCGAACGGGCATGCTGATGCCCTTCAAGAAAGGGACTGAATTGATCGCCCGCATGGCGCAGGCGCCGGTGATTCCCGCTTATATCGATGGCATGTGGGGATCCGTTTTCAGCTTCGCTGGAGAGCCGTTTCGCTATCGCCTTGGAATGCCCATGCGTCGTTCGGTGCGCATCGGGTTCGGTGCAGCCCTCCTCGGGGAGGATGCCAGCTCGGACGGGATGCGAGACGCCGTCATGCAGCTTGGATACGAATGCTTTTGCGCCCGGCCGGAGCTGCGTTCCAATCTGGGCTACCAAGCTCTGAAGGCGCTCAGGTCGAACCCGTTGAAAACCTGTTTGGTCGACTACGGGCTGCAGGGACGGAAGCTGAAGCGCATCGAGCTCCTGGCAGCGGCGCTGGTGGTTTCGCGCGAGCTTAAGTCGGCCCGAGGCGAGAGTCGCGTCGGGGTTCTACTCCCGCCGGGGGTGGCCGGTTGCGCCGCGAATCTGGGCCTCGCTTGGGCGGGGCGTTCTTCGGTGAACCTGAATCCCACCGCGGGCTCGGAAGCCCTGCGAACCATGATCGCTGACGCGGGCTTGAAACGGATCGTCACCTCTCGCAGGGCGCTTGCGAAGGTGCCAGGTCTCGATCTTTCGTCGGTATCGCTGCTCTACGTCGAAGATCTGCTTTCGAAAGCCTCCCTTTTCAAGCGAGGGCTGCTGGCGGCGTTGGCCATGGCCCTGCCAGCTCGCTGCCTCGCCAGCGTTTTTTCCATCGCCACTGATGGAGGGGATCGAGAGGCAAGCCTCCTCTTTTCAAGCGGCAGTTCAGCGGCTCCGAAGGGCATTCCGCTGACGCATTGTAATCTGATTTCGAATACGATGCAGCTCTCCGAATGCACCCTCATGCGGCCCGAGGATCGCATTCTCGCTAACTTGCCGCTGTTTCACAGTTTCGGTCTGACAGGGGGACTTTGGCTGCCCCTGCTGCGAGGCATGACCATGGTGTCCACGCCATCGCCGCTGATGGCGAAGGAAGCGGTGAAGGCGATCCGCGAGGGATCCGTATCGGTTGTGCTGGGCACGCCGACCTTTTTAAGAAACTACCTGAAGCGAGGGGAAACGATGGACTTTTCCAGCGTCCGCTTGACGGTCGCTGGCGCTGAGAAGCTTCCGGAACGACTGGGCTCGCAATGGCGAAAAGTGGTGGGCAGCCCCATCCTGGAGGGCTATGGCTTGACCGAGTGCTCGCCAGTGGTTTCGGCCAATTGTCTGAGAAGCGAGGCCTGCGCTGGGCGATACGTTCTCGAGCAGCGGGGAGACTTGGCGGGAACGGTCGGACGTCCGCTTCCAGGTGTTTGGCTGCGGCTCGTTTCGGAAGGGGATCGAGCCCGTAAGTGCCAGCGCGGCGAGGCCGGCTTGATTCAGCTAAAGGGGCCAAACGTCTTTCGTGGCTATCTCGATCCGAGTCAGAACGAGGAGCGCTTCACCGAGGACGGCTGGTTCGACACTGGAGATATCGGGTGTATCGACGAAAATGGATACTTGAGCATCGAAGATCGCGTATCCCGCTTCTCGAAGATCGGAGGCGAAATGATCTCTCTCGCTCGCGTGGAAGAGGCTCTGGAGCGAGCGTTTCCGGACGATGGATCGAGCGGAGAGATCCGCTTTCTCGTGGCGTCACGGTCCTGTCCCCAGAAGGGCGAGGAGCTCGTGCTGATCAGTCCGTTGCGGATCGATCTGGGAGAGGCGAGAACGCGTCTGCGAGCGCTCGGCATTCCCAATCTGTGGATTCCGCAAAAGTCTGTCGCCGTGGAGCGGATACCGCTTTTAGGAACGGGAAAGCTCGATCTGAAGGCCTGTCAGCAGCTCGCTCTCGCCGCCTGA
- a CDS encoding outer membrane lipoprotein-sorting protein, translated as MSRPHHIRPVFATLLALLLALQSFQFAHAQRRHGSSPLDTLGEDVSQKDGFEVLSNFRRLGIAADYRLNFQLRLMPRGEKTTTVPGVMLGTMNQMGPLSRLDVAIEPAEVSERGELTPAVTRRLLLQNGIFANAMELAETEEGPVPVSVTAEDYFEPIAGSDFTVFDLLMPFSYWQEFRYEGRTTMKGRPCHAFSMFPPEGNEELKERVSKVRIYLDEEFYALIRVEIFDADEVKRKTISVVSFKVVDGQAVLSQVDVRDELSRDKTRFKVLDAAMGVELPSWVFQPEGLLQPVYGTQLATAAAASVDEPEGTAGEQGE; from the coding sequence ATGTCTAGACCTCATCACATTCGCCCCGTTTTCGCGACTTTGCTGGCGCTGCTGCTCGCCCTGCAATCCTTTCAATTCGCGCACGCCCAGCGACGTCATGGCTCGAGCCCGCTGGATACGCTCGGAGAAGATGTGAGCCAGAAGGACGGGTTCGAGGTTCTGAGCAACTTTCGCCGCCTTGGCATCGCGGCGGACTATCGGCTGAACTTCCAGCTGCGCCTCATGCCGCGTGGGGAAAAAACCACTACGGTGCCGGGAGTGATGCTCGGCACCATGAACCAGATGGGACCGCTTTCGCGCCTCGACGTGGCGATCGAGCCGGCGGAGGTGAGCGAGCGAGGAGAGCTGACGCCTGCGGTGACGCGGCGTCTCTTGCTGCAAAACGGAATATTCGCCAACGCCATGGAGCTCGCGGAGACGGAGGAGGGACCGGTTCCGGTTTCGGTGACTGCTGAAGACTATTTCGAGCCCATCGCAGGCAGCGATTTCACAGTATTCGATCTGCTGATGCCGTTCAGCTATTGGCAGGAGTTTAGATACGAGGGACGCACCACCATGAAGGGTCGCCCTTGTCACGCTTTCAGCATGTTTCCGCCGGAAGGAAATGAAGAGCTGAAGGAGCGCGTATCCAAGGTGCGGATCTACCTCGACGAGGAGTTTTACGCCTTGATTCGAGTGGAGATCTTCGACGCGGACGAGGTGAAACGGAAAACCATTTCCGTGGTCTCCTTCAAGGTGGTCGACGGGCAGGCCGTGCTCAGCCAAGTCGATGTGCGCGACGAGCTAAGCCGCGACAAGACGCGCTTCAAGGTGCTGGACGCCGCCATGGGCGTAGAGCTGCCGTCCTGGGTGTTTCAACCCGAAGGACTGCTGCAGCCGGTCTATGGGACGCAGCTCGCGACCGCGGCCGCTGCTTCCGTCGATGAGCCTGAAGGGACCGCGGGCGAACAAGGCGAGTAA
- a CDS encoding sigma 54-interacting transcriptional regulator, producing the protein MPRNLFTREQWPLAQKLAAIVYCNPFEETRWNLEKECLGGDYQERAAYVAPGDSEELLAPNLKRLLGLAHELMESARTKLKAAGEASQEEQGVYENLMHFLVYHEMMERYDKLIDKTLSGRPRAVEAEFYYEYRERQRYYLAVSPATRFSTADEALYFALYFQLRRAWLNIYRYLVGGSQAICELRGRIWNSCFTRNMQRYQRSLYNRMGDIVTLITGPSGSGKELVARAVGMSRFMPFDERSSSFAVDFGKAFYPLNLSALSPTLIESELFGHRKGAFTGALQDRSGYFEECGEYGTVFLDEIGETDCSIQVKLLRVLQTRQFQRLGDTSLRPFVGKVMAATNRDLPDEIAKGSFREDFYFRLCADRIRTPSLSEIIAGDTNELELLVRHIACKVAGPEDGEALAEESCDWIVKRLGPAYRWPGNFRELEQCVRNIMVHGSYETVDFGLSQQELDRIKDATEQGLTANQLLSRYAQEVYLQRGSYEETAKVLQVDRRTAKRYVLGVD; encoded by the coding sequence ATGCCGAGAAATCTGTTTACCCGCGAGCAATGGCCCCTTGCTCAGAAGCTAGCTGCGATCGTCTACTGCAATCCCTTTGAGGAGACGCGCTGGAATTTGGAGAAGGAGTGTCTCGGCGGCGACTATCAGGAGCGTGCCGCCTACGTGGCGCCGGGAGATTCGGAGGAGCTGCTGGCGCCGAATCTCAAGCGACTCCTAGGTCTCGCTCACGAGTTGATGGAATCGGCCCGGACCAAGCTGAAGGCTGCGGGGGAGGCGTCGCAGGAGGAGCAGGGCGTGTACGAGAACCTGATGCACTTTTTGGTCTACCACGAGATGATGGAGCGTTACGACAAGCTCATCGATAAGACCCTGTCGGGTCGGCCTCGAGCGGTGGAGGCGGAGTTTTACTACGAGTATCGAGAGCGGCAGCGCTACTATTTAGCTGTCAGTCCTGCCACTCGCTTTTCGACAGCGGACGAAGCCCTCTACTTCGCGCTCTATTTTCAGTTGAGACGGGCCTGGCTGAATATCTACCGCTACCTCGTGGGCGGCTCGCAGGCCATCTGCGAACTGCGCGGGCGCATCTGGAACTCCTGCTTCACCCGCAACATGCAGCGCTATCAGAGGTCCCTCTACAATCGCATGGGCGATATCGTGACCTTGATCACGGGACCGTCGGGAAGCGGCAAGGAGCTGGTGGCGAGAGCCGTCGGCATGTCGCGATTCATGCCGTTCGACGAGCGTAGCAGCTCCTTCGCGGTGGATTTCGGCAAGGCGTTTTACCCGCTGAACCTGTCCGCTTTGTCGCCGACCTTGATCGAGTCCGAGCTGTTCGGGCATCGCAAGGGGGCATTCACCGGCGCCTTGCAGGACCGCAGCGGGTATTTCGAGGAGTGTGGCGAATACGGCACGGTGTTTCTCGACGAAATCGGAGAGACCGATTGCTCCATCCAGGTGAAGCTCCTTCGGGTGCTGCAGACCCGCCAGTTTCAGCGGCTGGGCGACACCTCGCTGCGCCCCTTCGTGGGCAAGGTCATGGCTGCGACCAACCGCGACCTGCCGGACGAGATCGCCAAGGGGAGCTTCCGGGAGGATTTCTATTTCCGGCTTTGCGCGGATCGCATCCGCACCCCGTCGCTCAGCGAGATCATCGCCGGCGACACAAACGAGCTCGAGCTTCTCGTTCGCCACATCGCCTGCAAGGTGGCTGGACCGGAGGACGGGGAGGCTCTGGCGGAGGAATCCTGCGACTGGATCGTGAAGCGCCTCGGACCGGCCTATCGCTGGCCAGGCAACTTTCGCGAGCTCGAGCAATGCGTGCGCAACATCATGGTTCACGGCAGCTACGAGACGGTCGACTTCGGGCTGAGTCAGCAGGAGCTCGATCGAATCAAAGACGCGACGGAGCAGGGGCTGACCGCCAACCAGCTGCTCAGCCGCTACGCCCAGGAGGTCTACCTCCAGCGAGGAAGCTACGAAGAGACGGCCAAGGTTCTGCAAGTCGATCGCCGCACTGCCAAGCGCTACGTGCTCGGGGTGGATTGA